From Methanobacterium alcaliphilum:
AGCAATAGCATTAAATTCTCTGTGAAAAAGAAAAACAGTTAAAATTATTATTATATCTAAAAAAAACATTATTAACAAGTCAGTTGAAGGAACTGTTAATATACTTCCAAAAAGATAACTAAAAAGATCTGGAGCATAGCCCGGGCTTAAGTTAATAAATATTATCCCCATGGCCATTCCCACTGACCATAAAATTCCAATAGCTGTGTCTTCACTTATATTAACTTTTTTGCTGGCAATTCCCATAAAAAGAGCAGATAAAACACTGAATGGTATGGCTGTGACTATAGGATTTATTCCTAGCAGATAACCTAATCCAATACCTCCAAAAGCTGCATGAGAAATTCCACCACTAATAGAAACAATTTTTTTGATTACTACATAAGTACCGACTATTCCGCAGGATATGCTAACTAAAATAGCTGCTATGAAAGCATTCTGCATGAATTGGTACTGGAATAACTCTAACATGGCCACCACTAAATAATAAATTTGAACCCATCAATGTTCTCTTAAAACCCTATGTGGAATTCCATGAGCAATTAAATCAATAGGACATTGATATGCTTTTTCTAAACCTTTAATGGATTCTTCTATTGAACCATGCGAATAAAGGCGTCTATTTAAACAGGCTATGTTATCCACATAAGATGAGACAACACCCACATCATGGGATACCAATACAACTGCCATTTTCTCTCGAATATCTTGTAAAAGATCGTAGAAAGAGTTTTGAGTTTTAGGATCAATACTGGAAGTAGGTTCATCAAGTAAAAGAATTTTCGGTTCTCGGGCCAGTGCTCTGGCTAAAAAAACACGCTGCATTTGACCACCCGAAAGCCTTTCAATTTGTCTATCTTTTAAATGATGTATATCAAGGTTTTCAAGCCATTTTAAGACAATTTTTTTATCATTTTCATTGTAGCCTTTAAAGACATCTTTGTACCTACCCATCAAAACTGTTTCAAAAACGTTAATAGGAAAATCAGTTTCAAAATGAGTGTGTTGTGGCAAATAGCCCACAAAATTTCTAGATTTTTCAGGCGATTCACCTAAAACTTCAACATATCCAGAAGTAGGTTTAATTAACCCCAATATAATTTGGAGTAATGTACTTTTTCCGCCGCCATTAGGGCCTATAATTGCTAAAAAATCGTTTTCTTTTATGGATATAGTTATATCTTCTAAAATATAGTTCTTATTTAAAACATAATTAATATTTTTTAGAACTATTACATTTTGTGCCATCTAACCCACCAATTAAAGAACTATCATTATATTCATTAATTCTGATTTTTCAAGGTTTTCAGTAAGTTTTCCATATTTTCCATGTAATTGCTGCTTAATGGATCTATTACCACAACATCCGCACCAATATCCCGGGCAATGGTATCTGCATTTTTACGGCTAATTTGTGGAGATATGAAAATAACTTTTATATCATTTTCTTTGGCCATTGCAATTATATCTGCCATAGTTTGAGGGGTTGGTTCTTTACCTTCTTTTTCAATGGCTATTTGCTTTAATCCAAATTCCTTAGCAAAATAGCCCCATGCCGGATGGTAAACTAACATGATTGAATTGTTTTTTCCAGAAAGTTCTCTGGAGATTTCAGTATCTAATTCTCCCAATTTATTTAGATAATTCTCTTTATTTTGATAATAATAATTTTGATTGGCTGGATCTGCTTTGGCCAATGCTTCATATGTATTTTCCACCATCATCATAGCATTTTTTGGGGAAGTCCATACATGAGGATCCGACTCACTTTCCAGGTGCGACTCTGCTGAATTACTTCCACTATCCTCCATTTTAATTAAATTAATTCCTTTAGAAGAATTAACAACCACCATTTCAGGATTCATTGATTTTAATTTATCCATCCA
This genomic window contains:
- a CDS encoding metal ABC transporter ATP-binding protein; the encoded protein is MAQNVIVLKNINYVLNKNYILEDITISIKENDFLAIIGPNGGGKSTLLQIILGLIKPTSGYVEVLGESPEKSRNFVGYLPQHTHFETDFPINVFETVLMGRYKDVFKGYNENDKKIVLKWLENLDIHHLKDRQIERLSGGQMQRVFLARALAREPKILLLDEPTSSIDPKTQNSFYDLLQDIREKMAVVLVSHDVGVVSSYVDNIACLNRRLYSHGSIEESIKGLEKAYQCPIDLIAHGIPHRVLREH
- a CDS encoding metal ABC transporter solute-binding protein, Zn/Mn family; the protein is MTPKKKILVLIILLIALTSLLLFALTFIYSDSDNTQKITVAASIMPQKEFIEKIAGDKINVVIMVPSGADPHTYEPESSKLRQVSQADVYLEVGSGIEFELIWMDKLKSMNPEMVVVNSSKGINLIKMEDSGSNSAESHLESESDPHVWTSPKNAMMMVENTYEALAKADPANQNYYYQNKENYLNKLGELDTEISRELSGKNNSIMLVYHPAWGYFAKEFGLKQIAIEKEGKEPTPQTMADIIAMAKENDIKVIFISPQISRKNADTIARDIGADVVVIDPLSSNYMENMENLLKTLKNQN
- a CDS encoding metal ABC transporter permease, with protein sequence MLELFQYQFMQNAFIAAILVSISCGIVGTYVVIKKIVSISGGISHAAFGGIGLGYLLGINPIVTAIPFSVLSALFMGIASKKVNISEDTAIGILWSVGMAMGIIFINLSPGYAPDLFSYLFGSILTVPSTDLLIMFFLDIIIILTVFLFHREFNAIAFNEEFAQSVGVRSNLFYMLLLALVALSVVVMIKVVGIILIIALLTIPASISKQFTFNIKKLMLSSCIIGIILTMVGLWLSFIFDFSSGATIVIVLATGFLISYLLKNILEELNEV